From Aegilops tauschii subsp. strangulata cultivar AL8/78 chromosome 5, Aet v6.0, whole genome shotgun sequence:
GTAGGTCCCCCAGACTCCCAGCCAGACCACCGACTGGTTGGAGGTGGCGGGGGAGCGGCTCGACGCCTGGAAGGGCACCGCGGCACGGGCCGGTGCCAAGGTGGCGCTGGAGTTCGTGAAGGCGTGGTACCCGGGCATGAGCATGGCGCAGCTGGCCACCTTCCGCCAGGAGGCAGTGCCGGAGTTGGAGGTGGAGCGCGAAGCGATCGCCAATCGCGCGTCAACCCTCGCCGAGTACACCAACGGCAGCATCTTCATCCCGGAGCGGGCGGAAGACGGCACCGAGGTGCCACCGtactggttcgggctgaacctgGACAAAGTGGAGAACCCGGCAGAGGATATCACCTCCAGCGACGAGGCCGCAGAGGAGGACGAGGATGAGGAAGGCGACGACGTTGCGCCAGATGATGGAGCGACCAGCCGGAATCGGCCTGATCCAGCCCCAGCCGGCGAGCGGCGGGAGACCACGTCGGGCGCCGCCACCGACCAGACCAGGACCAACCAGCTGGAGGCCCCGCCAGCCGGCGCTACGGCCACCACCGACTCCTCCGAGTAGCCCATAGTTCCTCCGGCCTAAGCGGCCTTTATCTGTTTAAGCTTTTTCTGTCTTGTAATCGAGAACAAGTTAATCAtacgcagttccacccactggggtgtATTTTAAACCTTGATGAATCCCGGCTACAAGCCTTTTGCAATGTAAATGAATTTATTTTCCCCATATGCTTGTGTTTTGCTGAGTTCTGACTCGATTTTTCCTTTGCTTTCTTTGGATTTTTTCCTTTGTCATCCTCCTTTGGCCGCCGCCCTGCCAGCCGGACAGCCGCGCTGCGGTCCATGGCCGGGTCAGGGACTTGGCCATTTAGAATAAGTAAGTTACTTCAGCCGCTTAAAGCGTAGCTAGTCAAGTGAGAAGCCGGTCGGCCCGCTACTAAGCAGCCGGACGGGAGGCGAGAGGTCGGCTTTTCCTGAATTGGCGTTCTTCCTTAGTGGTTTTTCGTGTGGACAGTGTTTCCgtcctttggctcttgccagccGGACAATCGCGCTGCGAGCTGTGGCTAGCGCGAAGAGAGGGCTTTGGCGTCGGCACACTACTGAGCCAACTTCGGATGGTACCAATTTGGGCCAAGTCGGCGAGCCCCCGGGCCAGCTGACCGGACCCGGGCAGGGCGAAAGAATGAATACTCATGCATAGGCGAagcttatcatatagataaaaaggtaGCCCCCGAGTGCGCCTTGGGGTATCTGTTGTCTTTACTTAGTACAAAAGATAGCATGGTACATACACTGCATCAACTGTGAAACGGGCGGAGAAGGTTCACGTTCCATGGGCGCTTCGACTCTTGGCCGGCTGTGTCCGTATTGCGTGCCCTGGGcttctgtgcatcaatgaggtagtaggagtcattgcccgGGGCATTGTTGACAATGAAGGGGCCCTCCCAAGgagccgagagcttgtgctggccggctgttcgctagATCAGTCGGAGTATAAGGTCGACCTCGCGGAAGGCACGCGGCTTGATCTTCttgttgtggtagcggcgcaggcTCTGCTGATTGATGGCGGATTGGCTGAGTGCTAGCAGCCGGGCCTCTTCgagcagatcgacgccgtcttcaTGTGCCTCCTTTGCTTCTGCCTCTGTGTCCAGGGTGACGCGAGGCGAGTCGAACTTGATATCTGTTGGGATGATGGCCTCGGCCCCGTACATGAGGAAGAAAGGTGTGAAGCCGGTTGACCTGTTTGGCATAGTCCAGAGACTCCGAAGGACGGCCGGTAGCTCCTCGATCCAGCAGCCAGCCGAGCGCTCTAGTGGCTCGACCAGCCGtggcttgatgccggataggatGAGGTTGTTTGCTCGCTCCACCTGGACATTTGACTGCGGGTGAGAAACCGACGCGAGGTCCAGTCGAATGCCCTGCGTCATGCAGAAATGGGCCAAGGCACCTTTGGtgaagtttgtgccattgtcggtgatgatgctgtgcgggatGCCGTATCGAACGGTGATGTCCGCGATGAATGAGACAGCTGCGGGgccattcagcttcttgattggcctCGCCTCAATCCACTTCATGAACTTGTCCACGGCAACCagcagatgggtcatgccgccgcatgctatcttgaatgggcccaccatatCCAACCCCCATACGGCAAATGGTCAAGTGatgggaatggtcttgagtgttGAGGCCGGCAGGTGCTGCTTGGTGCTAAAACACTGGAACCCCTTGCACTTTCGGACCAACTCCTTGGCGTCGTccagagcagtcggccagaagaaattGTGGCTGAAGGCTTTGGCCATGAGGGCTCTGGAGGAGGCATGGTGGCCACATTCACCTTGATGGATGTCTGAGGATAGAAatgcccttcttcggctcgaCGTAGCGCTCAAAGACACCAGTCGCGCTGCGCTTGACGAGCTCCCTATTCATGATTGTGTACGCGGCCACCCGGCGTTGCACCTGTTGGGCCAAGACCTCATCGGCTGGTAGCTAGCGGctcaccaggaagttgaggatgggatGCGCCCAAGACAGGGCTTCCACCACCGTCATGACAGCAACCGGCGTTAGGGTGGCCGGGTTGGGAGGGGGCGCGGGTTAGAGACGGCCGCTCCTTGTTGCGTCGtggaagtccccgggccgactacaGTAGTCCTCGGGCCGGGTTCTCGAGTCCCCGGGGCGGGTTTGGGTGCTGCAGCCCCCAGGCCGCCTACAGAAGTCCCCAGGCCGGCTGCTGAAGTCCTCGAGCCGGATCCGGCTGCTCCAGGGTCAGCCGACACGAAGATGGATTCTGATTCTGGCGAAGGTTGGATAGACGGCTTGCGTAAGCACTCGAGGGAGATGCCGGCTGGAATGGCCTGCCGGGTAGAGCCAATCCGTGCCAGGGCGTCGGCTGCTTCATTGTCGGCCCATGGCACATGGATGAACTCGCACCCATCAAAGTGTCCGCTGATCTGCCGGGCGAGGAAGCGGTAGCTGGCCATGTTGGCGTCCTTGGTGTCCCAGTCGCCAGAGGACTGCTGGACCACAaggtccgagtcgccgtagcacaaaatgcggcggatgccgatctccttggccagccggagcccgtggacgagtgcctcgtactcggccacgttgttggaggcggcaaagtgaatcTACAGCATGTACTTCAGCTAGTtgccttgggagaggtgaggacgatgccggctcctgAACCGGTGCACATTTTCGAGCCATCGAAGTGAATCCGCCAATGCGTGGAATCCGGTGCAGCCGGcgggtactgggtctcggcctagtcgagaaggaagtcggccaatgcttgggacttgatggcagtgcggggctggtagaggatggtgtggggagccagctcgatggcccacttggccacctgGCCCGAGGCATCTCGGTTGCTCATGATCTCGGCAAGGGGGGCGGTATAGACGACCGTGATGGTGTGCTCCTGGAAGTACTGctttagcttcttggcggcaaagtacaccccgtagcacatcttctggtagtgggggtagttctgcttggaggcggacaacACCTTGCTCAGGTaatagaccggcctctggaccggcTGTGCCCTGCCAGCTTCTAGGCGCTCAACAACAATCACCGTGCTGACGACCCGgttggtggcggcgatgtagaggagcatgggctctttagCGGCCGGATTGGCCAGAACAAGCGGCCTGGACAGCATCCGCTTGAGCTGGAGGAATGCCTCGTCCGCCTGGTCGGTCCACTCGAAGCATGTGGTCTTCTTTATCAGCTGGTATAGTGGGAGGGCCTTATCGCTCAGCCGGCTGACGAACCGGCTGAGAGAGGctaggcacccggtgaacttctggacatccCGCAGCcgggtcaatttcttcatccactcaatggccttgatcttcacggggttgcactcaatccCACGCTCAAAAACAACGAAGCCAAGGAGCTAGCTGGTTGGTACTCCGAAggcacacttctccgggttaagcttgaTCTAAAAGCGGTGCAGGTTGGCGAAGGTCTCCTTGAGATCCTCCAAAAGGGTgtcgcgcttctccgtcttcaccactatgtcatccacatagacatgggcgtttctgccgagttgcttcaggaggcacttctgcatacAGCGCTGaaaggtggcgccggcgttcctCTAGCCGAACGTCATAGTGATGTAGCAAAAAGCACCGAAAGgggtgatgaaggcggtcttcagtcGATTGgacgggtccaacttgatctggtggtagccggagtaGGCGTCCGGAAAGGACAGCAGCTCGCAGCCGGCCATGGAGTCGATCACCTGATCGATCTGTGGCAAGGtaaagggatccttggggcaggctttgttgaggctcgtgtagtcgatacacatgcgccacatgttgtttttcttcaaaacgaggactgggttggcaagccagtccgggtagaacacttccatgatgaagccggctgccagaagtCGGGCGATTTCTTCACCAAcaatccttctcttctcttctaaTAGACGGCGAAGGGGTTGTTTGACCGGCCTGGCATCCGATCACACATGCAGCTTGTGCTCAGTGTACTCCCtcggaacacctggcatgtccttgGGGGACCATGCGAAGATATCCCAATTCTCACGAAGGAAGTTCATGAGcttgctttcctatttgctgtcgaggttaGCCCCCACGACAGCGTACTTCTCCGGGTGCGTCGGGTCCAAGATGATCTTCTtggtttccttggccggctggaaggagccctcgGCCTCCGCGTCCTTGGGGTCAGATGGCATgtccggctgcttgctggccatggccacagCCCGGTCAAGGAGGCGCTTCTCTTCGACGATGACGAGGGACTCGGCCAACAGGGAGCTGGCTGCGGCGCATGTGAGCGActtcttttttttttgagggtgaatgacagtgggagaggctcccactgactttgtattactcacaaaggAACAATTACATATGTGTTACAAAGGGTTTTTGTGGCCCCCCGGCCATGCAAGCTATCCACAGCCCTAGTATCCCAAATTTACAATGTAATTAGACAGGAAGGGGCGAAGTTCCTCTCTGCAGTTATGTGTTAGCAGctccaagagatgcttgaatctaGCCAGCCATGCTCCAAAAGAATGCTGAATCCCTCTAAAGTGTTGGTTGTTTCTCTCCATCCATAGACTCCAAGCAGCCAAAAGAAATATATCCATGAAAAGAGGTTGCCTCCAGTTATCCCTACCCCCACACAGTAGAACCAATCTGTTGTCATCTGTCGGCCATGCCAATCCAACTTTATCCCAGCAGCGTTGGCTAAAGGGGCAATTGAAGAACAGATGTTCCACAGTTTCCTCTGGAGGGTTTTGACAGAACATGCATGCGTAGTTGCCCCCCGCGACAGCAAAATGTCTGTGTTTGAGCATATTCCTGGTATTCAGACGATCAACTAGGAGTAGCCACCCAAACATCTTGAATTTGATTGGGCTTTTGGCTTTCCAGAGCCATCCGAACGCCTCACCTGCCACAACCTGTTTGTAGCAATGGTTATAGAATTTTTTGGACGAGAAACGCCCGAGCGTGCATTCCCAGCTATCACAGCGGTCATTGGCCACCCGATTTTGTGTCAACCCCTCCTGGATCTCTTTGATTTCCTCCCTCGCCTGGATCGAGAGAGGTAGACTAAAGATCATGGCTGGGTCAGTTGTAGTAAGAACCTTAGCAATAGAGTCGTCTTCAttcaagaaaaatgaaaaagCCCGTGGGTATATGTCCATGAGTGGGGAATCCTGAGTATTATCAGACCAAACATCTTTCCAGAATAAAGCGCTAGAGCCATCCCCCGGGGTGACTCTGGTGATCCCTCGGAAGATCCCACTGAGATGCATCATGTccttccaccagaaagagccCACTGCCTCAGTTGCATGTGGTATTCTGTTTCTGTAATAAGCATCCCAAACAAGCTCCACCCAGGGTACATCTTCATGATTATAGAATTTGAATAGATGTTTTAGGAGAAGGGCAACATTCTGTGTTTTGATATCAATAACACCAAGGCCTCCGCAGCATTTTGGGCGGCAAACAAGTTCCCAGGCCGCAAGAGAGTTATTCTTGACCCCATCATCAGATTTTTTGCCCAGAGGCAATATCTACGTAGTTTGTCCAGATGCTCGATCACCTTTGGGTGTAATTTGATTGTACACATTGCATATATCAGCATCGAAGTCACAACAGAATTGACCAAGGTCAGTTTGGCCCCGGATGACATCAGTGACAACGCAGTGGACGTCTTCCTCTCAACTGCATTTACTAGCGGCATAAGATCTAGAACACTTGGCCTCGTCGTGCCCATTGGCAGGCCGAGGTAGGTGAAGGGCATGGAACCAACAGAACAACCAAAAACCCCAGCCAGTTCACAAGCACGTCGGTGATCAATGTTAATGGGTATAAGAGTTGATTTCTAAAAATTGATCTTCAGCCCAATCGAAATAGCATAATCCTCCAAGATAGTTTTCATACGGGCAGCCTGCTCGGGACATGCCTGCATAACCAAAATCGTGTCGTCGGCTTATTGGACAACTGGGAAGTCACCTGCCCTGTCACGAGGGAGAGGAAGCTCAACTAGTCCTCGAGCAAAAGCATCATTAACTGCTGCTTGGAGAAGGTCTACCGCAAGGACGAAGATCAACGGTGAGAGAGGGTCCCCCTGTCGCACACCACACTTACAGTTGAATTTCCGaccaggaactccattaaggAGTACAGAAGAAACCCCCGAGCCAAAGAACATTTTCATCCATCCAAGCCATTTGTCATCAAAACCCATGTgcttcatgatctccatcatggGGGTGTGCTCAATAGTGTCAAAGGCCTTGGCAAAGTCTAACTTGAGGAGGATGATTTCCCTCGCTGAGGTATGGCATTGATGGATATATTCAAACGACCACGCCAGGCAATCTTGGATTGTCCTCCCTTTGATGAAACCGTACTGGTTTTTGTGGATGATTTTGAGGATGACTTTCTATAGCCGGTTAGCCAAGATCTTTGTGATGATTTTCAGACAACAATTCAGCAAGGTAATCGGTCTATAATCATTTGCAGTTTCTGGAGAAGAGTTCTTAGGGATCAAGGTGATGTACCCCTCACTAATGCTGGTGATATCTAATCCTCCAACATGAAAGGCATGGCACAGCTCATAGAAGTCCGACTTGATGATCTGCCAGCAGCTCTTAAGGAAACAACCGTTAAAACCATCAGGACCCGGAGCCCGGTCGCTCGGCATTTCCTTAATAACAGTATCAATCTcttcattggaaaaaggtgccgaCAATTGATCCAGTCCCTCGATCTGACGGATGATTATAGAAAGATCAAAACGCATGTTAGTGGGTTTAGAAGAACCCAAACAATCCTTATAGGTTTTGAACAACACCCCTTCCTTGCCAACGTGATCATGGATTTCCACAGCACCATCACGAAGCGTGGCGATAGAGTTATGTCTATATCTCTCAGTGGCCAGAGATTGAAAGAGCTTGGTGTTTTCATCCGCAAATCTGAAGTACCTTATCGTGCATCTTTTCCTCCAGTACTCGTTCTGAAACTGTAGCAATGTCTGCAAGTGAGATTTCAAAATCTTCCGAAAGTTTGACTCCTGGATAAATAGAGTTCTTTTGTCCTCGAGATTATCCATCCTAGCTAAAGATTCATTACTGTTCTGGATCAAGATTTTCAGTTTTGAGATATCTCTGCTCCATCTCTTGAGATCATATCTCAGAGTTTTCAGTTTTTTACAAATGCGGGCAGCAGCGTTCGGGGCAT
This genomic window contains:
- the LOC120964717 gene encoding uncharacterized protein, which produces MTHLLVAVDKFMKWIEARPIKKLNGPAAVSFIADITVRYGIPHSIITDNGTNFTKGALAHFCMTQGIRLDLASVSHPQSNVQVERANNLILSGIKPRLVEPLERSAGCWIEELPAVLRSLWTMPNRSTGFTPFFLMYGAEAIIPTDIKFDSPRVTLDTEAEAKEAHEDGVDLLEEARLLALSQSAINQQSLRRYHNKKIKPRAFREVDLILRLI